The genomic window CCCTCGTCCGCGCGTACGCACATCACCGGCGCGTCCAGCACCGCCTGCGCCCACGCCCCGCGCGGGTCGCCGTCCAGCACCGGGGCGTTGGTACGGGCCGGGTCCATGGCCGCCCACAGCGCCTGTCGGGTCGAACGCCAGCCGGTGACCCGGCCCCGCGCCAGCGGGGAGTGCGCGAACGCGGCCACCAGCACCGCGCCGAGCTGATGCGCCAGCCACCAGCGCCGCTCGTGGCCGAGGGGGCCCGGCTCCTCGTACCCGGCGTCGAGACACACCTGCACCGAGGCCGACGAGCACATCATGGACCGCCCCTCGGGTCCGAAGCGGTCGAGATAGATCTCCATCGCGTCGTACCGGGGCTCGTGGAGATAGCGGGTCGGGGGGTTCCAGGGTTCGTGGCCGAAGCCGCTGATGCCGAGATCCGCCTCGCGCAGCGTGGCGCGTACGGCGGCGAGATCGGCCGAGACGGACCCCACGCACTCCATCAGGGAGGCGGCGGGCGCCGAGCTGAGCTCCAGCTGGCCACCGGGCTCGACGGTCAGCGGTGAGGTCAGGGACAGGGTCCGCAGTGCGGCGTAGGCCGCTTCGAGTCGTGCGGGTGGTGCCGGGAGCCGCGGATCACGCAGCTCGTGGACGTGCCATTCCAGTTCGACACCGAGAGTGCGGGGTGGGCCGGTCTTGAAGCAGATGCCCCGTACCAGGGCCTCCACCTCCGCCTCGGTGACCGCGGAGCGCTGCTCCGTACAGCCACTCGGTGAATCTGACATGTCGGGATCCTCCTGAGATTCCACCATGCCGCCGCTCCGATTCCACTGGGCCTGGAGCGGCAGTGCTCGTCCCACCCAAAACCCTTGCGCCGCTTCCGCACAAGGGTGCACATCGTGGCAATGCGGATCGACGATCTCTGTTTCCGGGAACTTCAGGCACCTCTTCCCGTACCCGTACCGGGCCATTCACATCAGGAAAACCTCGTTGCGGTCACTCACCAGCATCGCCCAGGATGCGTCCATGAGCACGACGGGGAAGCGCACGCGGGCCGTGCTCGCGGCGCACACGGGGATGGCGCCGTGAGCGCGCGCCTACGCGGAATCGCACGGGAGACCGAAGAGATAGTCGCGGCGGGACACTACCGCGCACCCGCAGGCCATGAGGTGTCCCTCGCGGCCGAGGTGGAGGCCGCCCGGGCGGGCACACGGCTGTACGGCCCCGACCCGGTGGCAACGGCGCAGGTCGACCCGGTGAAGTCGACCATCGAGGTCACCGGCGAGAGCAGCCTGGAGGCCGCCCGCCGCCTCACGGCCCCCGACGCCTCCGCAGCCCCCGTGGCCGTCCTCAACTTCTCCTCCGCCCGCAACCCCGGCGGCGGCTATCTGAACGGCGCGCAGGCCCAGGAGGAAGCCCTCTGCCGGGCGTCGGCGCTCTACACCTGTGTCCGTGAGGCCCGGGCCTTCTACGACCACCACCGCACCCACCGCGACCCGTTCTACACCGACCGTGTCATCCACTCACCCGCCGTCCCCGTCTTCCGGGACGACCGGGGAACCCTCCTCGACACCCCCTACACCGCCGGCTTCCTGACCTCCGCGGCGCCGAACGCGTCGGTCGTCCGGCGTACGGTGCCGGAGCGCGCACCCGAACTTCCACGGGCCCTGGCCGCACGCGCGGAACGCGTACTGGAGACGGCGGTGGCTCATGGCTATCGGCGGCTCGTCCTGGGCGCCTGGGGCTGCGGGGTGTTCGGCAA from Streptomyces sp. DSM 40750 includes these protein-coding regions:
- the egtA gene encoding ergothioneine biosynthesis glutamate--cysteine ligase EgtA, with the translated sequence MSDSPSGCTEQRSAVTEAEVEALVRGICFKTGPPRTLGVELEWHVHELRDPRLPAPPARLEAAYAALRTLSLTSPLTVEPGGQLELSSAPAASLMECVGSVSADLAAVRATLREADLGISGFGHEPWNPPTRYLHEPRYDAMEIYLDRFGPEGRSMMCSSASVQVCLDAGYEEPGPLGHERRWWLAHQLGAVLVAAFAHSPLARGRVTGWRSTRQALWAAMDPARTNAPVLDGDPRGAWAQAVLDAPVMCVRADEGPWGVPGAMTFREWTRSDTPPSRADLDYHLTTLFPPVRPRGHLELRMIDAQPGEDGWIVPLAVTAALFDDPDAAEIAYRTVKSLAERAGSQPPPRNPLWEAATRDGLADPELREAAAVCFAAAAEALPRLGASAEVRDAVAAYIDRYVARGRCPADDLLDLFHGKDIPA
- a CDS encoding TIGR02452 family protein encodes the protein MSARLRGIARETEEIVAAGHYRAPAGHEVSLAAEVEAARAGTRLYGPDPVATAQVDPVKSTIEVTGESSLEAARRLTAPDASAAPVAVLNFSSARNPGGGYLNGAQAQEEALCRASALYTCVREARAFYDHHRTHRDPFYTDRVIHSPAVPVFRDDRGTLLDTPYTAGFLTSAAPNASVVRRTVPERAPELPRALAARAERVLETAVAHGYRRLVLGAWGCGVFGNDPTQVAAAFRALLTDGGRFEGDFEHVVFGVLDRTRGAVVRSAFERAFATAVPL